TTTTAGTCGATTATCAAGGTGCGATCGCCGACCATAATCAAGCGCTACAATTAGATCCCAATCTGGCGCAATCTTACCACAGTCGGGGAAATGCCTACTTTGCTTTGGAAAACTACGATAAGGCGATCGCAGATTATATCCAAACAATCGAAATGAGTACCCAATTAGCTGATAACATCAATATTGATATTGCCAATGCTTATCATAATCGGGGCGTAACTCGTTTTGAACGTGGCGATCGTCAAGGAGCGATCGCAGATTTTCAGCAAGCTTTACAATGGCATCCCCATTTTGCCGCAGCTTACAGCAATCGCGGCAATATTCACCAGATTTTAGGCAATTATCAAGAAGCGATCGCTGACCATAACCAGGCATTAGAATTAGATCCTAACTTGGCAGAAGCTTATCATAACCGAGGTAATGCCCACTACGCTTTAGCAGATTATCAAAGTGCGATCGCAGATTACAACCACGCCCTAAAAATCAACCCCAGCTTTGCTGGAGCGTACTATAATCGAGGTCTTGTGCTTGCTCACCTCAAAAACTATCATGAAGCAATTGCAGACTTTAACCAAGCATTAAAGCTGAATCCTGATGATGTGCAAGCCTATTGTGAGCGCGGTCTAGTTCGTAGTACTCTTGAAGACTATCAGGGTGCGATCGCTGATTATGACCGAGCTTTACAAGAAAATCCCACACTAGCTTTAGTATACGGCTTTCGGGCTAATGCTCTTCGCCGCTTGGGAGATTATCAAGGTGCAATTGAAGATAGCAATCGCCTATTACAACTCAATCCTAATTTAGCAGAAGGATATTGCGATCGCGCGGCGGCTCGTCGTTCTTTAGGAGATCATAAAGGCGCAATTAAAGATTACGATCGAGCATTACAGATTAATGATAAATTAGCCGCAGCTTATTATGGTCGGAGCATTGCCCGTGAAGCCTTGCAAGATTTACAAGGAGCAATTGATGATAATACTCAAGCCATAGAACTTGTTCCTGATTTTTCTCAAGCTTATTGCAATCGGGGAAATGCTCGTCGTCTTTTAGGAGATGAACAAGGAGCGATCGCAGATTATAACCAAGCATTAAAAATTAATCCTAATTTAATTGAAGCGTATTACAACCGAGGTTCTACCCACTATGCTTTAGAAGCTTATGAAAATGCGATCGCAGATTACACTCAAGCCTTGCAAATAAATCCCCAATCTGCTGCATTTTACAGCGATCGCGCCAATGCTCACTATGCCCTAGAAGATTATCAAGGGGCAATAGAAGATTACAGTCGAGCGATCGCGATCGACCCCAGCTTTGCCGAAGATTGGTACAATCGGGGTCGTAGCCGTTCTCTGTTGGGAGATTTACCAGGAGCGCTTGCAGATTTAAACCAAGCCTTACAGCGTCAGCCTAATTGGGCTTCCGCTTACATTCTTCGGGCAGATGTCTACCGCAATTTGGGAGACTCTCAACGAGCAATTGCCGATTTCCAGAAATCCGCAGACTTGTATTATCAAGAAGGGAATATCCAGTATTACCAACAAATTATTGAGCTAATTGAACAGCTTTGAAAAACCCCACCCCGCCAAAATTGTGGCAGATGAAATGTCTGCCACACAAAAATACTAGGCTTAAGAAAGATTCTGGAAGTAAACTTCTAGCGCTTCAGTCACCAACTGAGTCATCGGTTTACCTTGGCTTTCTGCTACTTCCTTCAACTTGCTATAAACCTCTTCTTTCAAATTCACCCGATGGCGCGATTTGTTTGCACCATTGGCTGTTTGGGGTTCGTAGGTGGCAGCAAATTCGCGGATGGCATCAAAACCAACGCGATCGCAAAAATCACCAAAGCTTTCTTTTGATTTCCGAGATTTTTTAAAGTAAACAAAAATCGGCTCTAAGAAGCTTTCTAAGTCATTATGGTGCAGCTTTTCTGTGTAAGGTTGTGCCAGTCGAGTCTGATTTGGCGAACCCCCTAACCATAATTGGTAAGATTCTGGAGCGCTACCAACAAAGGCCAATTCTGCTAAGTAAGGACGAGCGCAACCGTTAGGGCATCCTGTCATCCTTACCACAAAATGTTCTTTTTGTAAACCTAGTTTATCTAATAGAGCGCGAACCCGCTCCAAAATGCCTGGTATTGCTCGTTCTGATTCTGTGATTGCCAAGCCACAAGTAGGCAAAGCCGGACAAGCCATTGCATACCGCACCAAAGGTTCGATTTTACTAGGGTCGTCTCCGACACCGTGACGGCTAAGAATGTCTTGAATAGCTTCTTTGCTAGCTGGTTCGATATCGTAAAAAATCACATTTTGGTTGGATGTGAGGCGGATGGGTAAGTTGAACTGCTCGACAATTTCCCGCAAGGCGGTTTTCAGTTGAAACGAACCTTCATCCTTGACTCGACCATTTTCAATGGAAATTCCTAAGAATAGCTTGCCATCACCTTGTTCATTCCAGCCGAGGAAGTCATGAAATTTAAACTCTGGCAGTGGCTTGAAAGCTTCAATTGCTTTACCAAAATATTCTTCAACTTGAGTGCGGAATTTATCTACACCCCAATCGTTGATTAGATATTTTAATCTGGCATGACGACGATCGGTGCGATCGCCATAATCTCTCTGAGTAGCAACAATCGCTTTCACTATGTCGTAAACGTCATCTTTCGTTACATAACCGATCGGGTCTGCTAACCTAGCGAAAGTTTCTTCTTTACCGTGGGTTCTACCTAAACCACCACCAGCAAAAATATTAAATCCTTCCAGCTGTTTCTTTTTATTAGTAATTACTACCAAAGTCAAGTCTTGGGAATACAAATCAACCGAATTATCCCCTGGCACTGTCACACTA
This Nostoc sp. C052 DNA region includes the following protein-coding sequences:
- a CDS encoding tetratricopeptide repeat protein; translation: MNAEDFFNQGLNHNLQGDYQAAIAAYTQAIKLNPDYAEAYHNRGLILTGQLKDYRSAIANFNRAIEINPNFAIAYYNRANARYFLVDYQGAIADHNQALQLDPNLAQSYHSRGNAYFALENYDKAIADYIQTIEMSTQLADNINIDIANAYHNRGVTRFERGDRQGAIADFQQALQWHPHFAAAYSNRGNIHQILGNYQEAIADHNQALELDPNLAEAYHNRGNAHYALADYQSAIADYNHALKINPSFAGAYYNRGLVLAHLKNYHEAIADFNQALKLNPDDVQAYCERGLVRSTLEDYQGAIADYDRALQENPTLALVYGFRANALRRLGDYQGAIEDSNRLLQLNPNLAEGYCDRAAARRSLGDHKGAIKDYDRALQINDKLAAAYYGRSIAREALQDLQGAIDDNTQAIELVPDFSQAYCNRGNARRLLGDEQGAIADYNQALKINPNLIEAYYNRGSTHYALEAYENAIADYTQALQINPQSAAFYSDRANAHYALEDYQGAIEDYSRAIAIDPSFAEDWYNRGRSRSLLGDLPGALADLNQALQRQPNWASAYILRADVYRNLGDSQRAIADFQKSADLYYQEGNIQYYQQIIELIEQL
- the sir gene encoding sulfite reductase, ferredoxin dependent; translation: MVKSAPSPIASRKPSKVEGIKENSNFLREPVATEILQDTTHFTENAVQLLKFHGSYQQDNRDNRTKGQEKDYQFMLRTKNPGGLVPPELYLALDKLADEYGNHTLRATTRQGFQLHGILKKNLKTAIATIVNNLGSTLGACGDINRNVMAPPAPFKNRPEYQYAWEYAQNIADLLSPQTGAYYEIWLDGEKAISAEENPEVKEARQRNGNGTIIHDTEEPIYGTYYMPRKFKVSVTVPGDNSVDLYSQDLTLVVITNKKKQLEGFNIFAGGGLGRTHGKEETFARLADPIGYVTKDDVYDIVKAIVATQRDYGDRTDRRHARLKYLINDWGVDKFRTQVEEYFGKAIEAFKPLPEFKFHDFLGWNEQGDGKLFLGISIENGRVKDEGSFQLKTALREIVEQFNLPIRLTSNQNVIFYDIEPASKEAIQDILSRHGVGDDPSKIEPLVRYAMACPALPTCGLAITESERAIPGILERVRALLDKLGLQKEHFVVRMTGCPNGCARPYLAELAFVGSAPESYQLWLGGSPNQTRLAQPYTEKLHHNDLESFLEPIFVYFKKSRKSKESFGDFCDRVGFDAIREFAATYEPQTANGANKSRHRVNLKEEVYSKLKEVAESQGKPMTQLVTEALEVYFQNLS